In Salinigranum marinum, one DNA window encodes the following:
- the menE gene encoding o-succinylbenzoate--CoA ligase, translated as MYDWLSHRAQAAPERTALVRAATGETLSFAGLDAMVDDLAGRLTALGVEAGDHLGTVLETRLAAVCAIHAADRLGVVLAPLSHRLTADELRDQIDAADVTTLVCSETTEARAIEAFDGPICSVDDPTTDDAVALAETTPAAVESVDWDLGDTRLLLFTSGTTGEPKVVRLTTGNLLWNAVASAFRLGLHRDDRWLVCLPLSHMGGLSPVIRMPLYGTTVVLRESFDAGRTADDIGNYDVTCISLVPTMLRRMLDLRGTLADSLRVVLLGGAPAPDELLERCRDFSVPIHPTYGMTETASQAATATPNEAFDDIGTVGRPLFWTSVSIRGDDDAPLGPGEIGEIVVDGPTVSPGYYGNPEATAAAFGPHGLRTGDVGYRDEDGHLFLVGRVDDRIITGGENVYPREVADVLRSHPMVADTAVVGVPDDEWGQLVGALVVPVGDDLTVDELDSHCRERLSGFKLPRVVSFADELPRTESGTVRRDAVRDRLAEGTAIPDAEAAADTAVAGGSDESETDPSDSAAPETLIDDDRTVGGGAESAADANGDGFLGGGSAWGLGDEPAEDSVGADDATDAPDDAEPEPDPPDFVREVLPEDPADGSNVEADPDERTDSAGDTDGDDSEGQDDHDGADDAEADDRAASDAEPHEN; from the coding sequence ATGTATGACTGGCTCTCTCACCGGGCACAAGCGGCTCCCGAGCGCACGGCGCTCGTCCGCGCAGCGACCGGCGAGACGCTCTCCTTCGCGGGTCTCGACGCCATGGTCGACGACCTCGCCGGCCGGCTGACCGCACTCGGTGTCGAGGCCGGCGACCATCTCGGAACGGTCCTCGAAACCCGACTGGCCGCGGTCTGTGCGATCCACGCGGCCGACCGACTCGGCGTCGTGTTGGCCCCGCTCAGCCATCGGCTCACCGCTGACGAGCTGAGAGACCAGATCGACGCGGCGGACGTGACCACCCTCGTCTGTTCGGAAACGACCGAAGCGCGTGCGATCGAGGCGTTCGACGGGCCGATCTGTTCGGTCGACGACCCCACGACCGACGACGCCGTCGCGCTCGCGGAGACGACCCCCGCGGCGGTCGAATCCGTCGACTGGGACCTCGGCGACACGCGGCTTCTGCTGTTTACCTCCGGGACGACCGGCGAGCCGAAGGTCGTCCGCCTCACGACCGGCAACCTCCTGTGGAACGCCGTCGCCTCGGCGTTCAGGCTCGGACTGCACCGCGACGACCGCTGGCTGGTGTGTCTCCCGCTCAGCCACATGGGCGGCCTGTCGCCCGTCATCCGGATGCCGCTGTACGGGACGACCGTCGTGCTCCGGGAGTCGTTCGACGCGGGGCGGACCGCCGACGACATCGGGAACTACGACGTCACCTGCATCTCGCTCGTCCCGACGATGTTGAGGCGGATGCTCGACCTCCGGGGGACGCTCGCGGACTCGCTCCGGGTGGTGTTGCTGGGTGGCGCGCCCGCCCCGGACGAACTCCTCGAACGCTGTCGTGACTTCTCCGTGCCGATCCACCCGACGTACGGGATGACCGAGACCGCATCCCAGGCCGCCACGGCCACGCCGAACGAGGCGTTCGACGACATCGGGACTGTCGGCCGGCCGCTGTTTTGGACCTCGGTGTCCATCCGTGGCGACGACGACGCGCCCCTCGGTCCCGGTGAGATCGGCGAGATCGTCGTCGACGGCCCGACGGTGTCGCCGGGCTACTACGGAAACCCCGAGGCGACGGCGGCGGCGTTCGGCCCGCACGGGCTCCGGACGGGCGACGTGGGCTACCGCGACGAGGACGGCCACCTCTTTCTCGTCGGCCGGGTCGACGACCGGATCATCACCGGCGGGGAGAACGTCTACCCCCGCGAGGTCGCCGACGTGCTCCGCTCGCATCCGATGGTCGCCGACACGGCCGTCGTGGGCGTGCCCGACGACGAGTGGGGGCAGCTGGTCGGTGCGCTCGTCGTGCCCGTCGGGGACGATCTGACGGTCGACGAACTCGACAGCCACTGCCGCGAGCGACTCTCGGGGTTCAAACTCCCCCGAGTGGTGTCGTTCGCCGACGAGCTCCCACGAACCGAGTCGGGGACCGTCCGGCGCGACGCCGTTCGGGACCGCCTGGCGGAGGGGACGGCGATCCCGGACGCCGAGGCCGCCGCCGACACGGCGGTGGCCGGCGGGTCCGACGAGAGCGAGACCGACCCGTCCGACTCCGCCGCGCCCGAGACACTGATCGACGACGACCGGACCGTCGGCGGCGGGGCGGAGTCGGCCGCCGACGCGAACGGCGACGGGTTCCTCGGCGGCGGGTCGGCCTGGGGGCTGGGCGACGAACCGGCCGAGGACTCCGTCGGGGCGGACGACGCGACCGACGCGCCGGACGACGCGGAGCCCGAGCCGGATCCACCTGACTTCGTTCGGGAGGTGCTTCCGGAGGACCCCGCCGACGGTTCGAACGTCGAAGCCGACCCCGACGAGCGAACAGACAGCGCTGGCGACACGGACGGAGACGACTCCGAGGGACAGGACGATCACGACGGAGCCGACGACGCCGAGGCGGACGATCGGGCGGCGTCGGACGCCGAGCCACACGAGAACTGA
- a CDS encoding SDR family NAD(P)-dependent oxidoreductase codes for MSTTELDGKTAVVTGAGGQIGGGIARELARAGSDVVLADVDVLDTAYNQQGSEDVHGAETAHALADEIETMGRRSMVVECDVTKADQVESMVDRTVEEFGALDVMVNNAGIITLSPVEELDEAEWDSVMDVNVKGVYLCAKASIPELRKSTGTMINTASIAGEIGAAGLGHYVASKHAVMGLTKCLALELAPDDVTVNAICPGIVNTPMWEKVLTPAMEGSYDEIIGDVIPLGRDQTPEDMGRLAVYFATNRNVTGEAVKVDGGITQNVI; via the coding sequence ATGTCGACAACAGAACTCGACGGGAAGACGGCGGTCGTGACCGGGGCGGGAGGACAGATCGGCGGCGGCATCGCCCGTGAACTGGCACGGGCGGGCAGTGACGTCGTCCTCGCGGACGTGGACGTCCTCGACACGGCGTACAACCAGCAGGGCAGCGAGGATGTCCACGGCGCGGAGACCGCGCACGCGCTCGCCGACGAGATCGAGACGATGGGCCGGCGCTCGATGGTGGTCGAGTGTGACGTGACGAAGGCCGACCAGGTCGAATCGATGGTCGACCGTACGGTCGAGGAGTTCGGCGCGCTCGACGTCATGGTGAACAACGCCGGCATCATCACGCTCTCGCCGGTCGAAGAGCTGGACGAAGCGGAGTGGGACTCGGTCATGGACGTCAATGTCAAGGGCGTCTACCTCTGTGCGAAGGCGTCCATCCCGGAGCTCCGCAAGAGCACGGGCACGATGATCAACACGGCGTCGATCGCGGGCGAGATCGGCGCGGCGGGACTCGGGCACTACGTCGCGTCGAAACACGCCGTCATGGGGCTGACGAAGTGTCTCGCGCTCGAACTCGCGCCGGACGACGTGACGGTCAACGCCATCTGTCCCGGGATCGTGAACACGCCGATGTGGGAGAAGGTGCTCACACCGGCGATGGAGGGGAGCTACGACGAGATCATCGGCGACGTGATCCCCCTGGGCCGCGACCAGACGCCCGAAGACATGGGCCGGCTCGCGGTCTACTTCGCGACCAACCGGAACGTGACGGGCGAGGCCGTCAAAGTCGACGGCGGCATCACCCAGAACGTCATCTAA
- a CDS encoding dihydrodipicolinate synthase family protein: protein MTPYPVYPPLVTPFTDDDAVDAEALASLVDSVEHRGTDGVVPCGTTGEFASLSRDEYRRVVETTADAASGRVIAGVADTSVAGVRSRMETAAAAGCDAVLLTGPYFHTENATGGTTAFLRAAVDDAPLPVYLYNIPVYVGTELDPETVVALAADERVQGLKDSSGDLDYLLRVVRETPDDFGLFCGSDSVLVPALASGATGGINALANVVPEVFEAATSALAAGDIERAVTISQTAIGPLFEQCATHGFAPATKAAAASRGFLESTAVRPPLVELDGDAQAAVGEAVENSLAVVDAD from the coding sequence ATGACCCCGTATCCAGTGTACCCGCCGCTCGTGACCCCGTTCACCGACGACGACGCGGTCGACGCCGAGGCGCTCGCGTCGCTCGTCGACAGCGTCGAACACCGGGGGACGGACGGCGTCGTCCCCTGCGGGACGACCGGCGAGTTCGCTAGCCTCTCCCGTGACGAGTACCGCCGAGTCGTCGAGACGACGGCCGACGCCGCCAGCGGTCGCGTGATCGCGGGGGTGGCGGACACGAGCGTCGCCGGCGTCCGGTCGCGGATGGAGACCGCGGCGGCGGCTGGCTGTGACGCGGTGCTCCTGACAGGACCGTACTTCCACACCGAGAATGCGACCGGCGGGACGACCGCGTTCCTCCGCGCCGCCGTCGACGACGCCCCCCTCCCGGTGTACCTCTACAACATCCCCGTCTACGTCGGCACGGAGCTCGATCCCGAGACGGTCGTGGCACTGGCCGCCGACGAACGCGTCCAGGGACTCAAAGACTCCAGCGGCGACCTCGACTACCTGCTCAGAGTGGTGCGCGAGACGCCCGACGACTTCGGGCTGTTCTGTGGCTCCGACAGCGTCCTCGTTCCGGCGCTGGCGAGCGGCGCGACGGGCGGCATCAACGCCCTCGCCAACGTCGTTCCCGAGGTGTTCGAGGCGGCTACGTCGGCGCTCGCGGCCGGCGACATCGAGCGGGCAGTGACGATCTCGCAGACGGCGATCGGCCCGCTCTTCGAACAGTGTGCGACTCACGGCTTCGCTCCGGCGACGAAGGCGGCGGCCGCCTCGCGGGGCTTTCTGGAGTCGACGGCGGTCCGCCCGCCGCTCGTCGAACTCGACGGCGACGCGCAGGCGGCGGTCGGTGAGGCCGTCGAAAACTCGCTGGCAGTGGTCGACGCCGACTGA
- a CDS encoding long-chain fatty acid--CoA ligase, with translation MVGTTAQTLRPFLWRAAKLYPDREIVSRTHEGIDRTTYAAYDRRVAQLANALDGVGIDDGERVATFCWNHTRHFETYFAVPSRGSQLHTINPLLPDHHVKYIVENAADRLLFVDPSLVEKLEGAAAEADGAFDTVERFVVMGSDVPETSLDPVVDYESFVGGHAETYDWPALDDETPAGMCYTSGTTGKPKGVEYSQGMMWAHTMGILPEAGLDFRADSVVMPVVPMFHVMAWGFPYATTAAGAKHVYPGPAPDPADLARLIETEGVTFSAGVPTVWLGLLEYLEENEADLSSLERVAIGGAAAPKSLVRTYEEEYDVQVVHAWGMTETSPVAAVAHLKPGMESLPPERRDEKRVKQGLVLPGLEFKVMSDEGEVPWDGEQFGELWIRGPWVTTEYFRRPDANETDFADGWLKTGDVVTVDPDGYIQIVDRATDVIKSGGEWISSQELENAIMAHDDVVEATVIGVPHEKWQERPVAFVVPREGVGEGPLRSDIADLLEGDYPTWWVPDDVVYIDAVPKTATGKFDKKVLREEYADHDVDDVPEGAAPDDD, from the coding sequence ATGGTAGGGACGACAGCCCAGACGTTACGACCGTTCCTGTGGCGGGCGGCGAAACTGTACCCCGACCGTGAGATCGTCTCGCGTACACACGAGGGGATCGATCGGACGACGTACGCGGCGTACGACCGTCGGGTGGCCCAACTCGCGAACGCGCTCGACGGGGTGGGGATCGACGACGGAGAGCGGGTCGCGACGTTCTGCTGGAACCACACCCGGCACTTCGAGACGTACTTCGCGGTCCCCTCCCGCGGATCACAGCTCCACACCATCAACCCCCTGTTGCCGGACCACCACGTCAAGTACATCGTCGAGAACGCCGCGGACAGACTCCTGTTCGTCGACCCGTCGCTCGTGGAGAAACTCGAGGGCGCGGCCGCAGAGGCCGACGGCGCGTTCGACACCGTCGAGCGGTTCGTCGTGATGGGGAGCGACGTGCCCGAGACGTCGCTCGACCCCGTGGTCGACTACGAGTCGTTCGTCGGGGGGCACGCGGAGACGTACGACTGGCCCGCGCTCGACGACGAGACGCCCGCCGGGATGTGTTACACATCGGGGACGACGGGCAAACCGAAAGGCGTCGAGTACAGCCAGGGGATGATGTGGGCGCACACGATGGGGATCCTCCCGGAGGCGGGGCTGGATTTCCGCGCCGACAGCGTCGTGATGCCCGTCGTGCCGATGTTCCACGTGATGGCGTGGGGGTTCCCGTACGCGACGACGGCCGCCGGCGCGAAACACGTCTATCCGGGGCCCGCGCCCGACCCGGCCGACCTCGCCCGGCTCATCGAGACCGAGGGCGTGACGTTCTCGGCGGGCGTCCCCACCGTCTGGCTGGGTCTGCTCGAGTATCTCGAGGAGAACGAGGCGGACCTCTCGTCGCTCGAACGGGTCGCCATCGGCGGGGCCGCGGCACCGAAGTCGCTCGTCCGCACGTACGAGGAGGAGTACGACGTGCAGGTGGTGCACGCGTGGGGGATGACCGAGACCTCGCCCGTCGCCGCCGTCGCCCACCTCAAACCGGGGATGGAGTCGTTGCCCCCCGAACGACGCGACGAGAAACGGGTCAAACAGGGGCTCGTGCTCCCCGGACTGGAGTTCAAAGTCATGAGCGACGAGGGCGAGGTGCCGTGGGACGGCGAGCAGTTCGGCGAGCTCTGGATCCGCGGGCCCTGGGTGACGACGGAGTACTTCCGCCGCCCGGACGCCAACGAGACGGACTTCGCCGACGGGTGGCTGAAGACCGGTGACGTCGTCACCGTCGACCCCGACGGATACATCCAGATCGTCGACCGCGCGACGGACGTGATCAAGTCGGGCGGCGAGTGGATCTCCAGCCAGGAACTGGAGAACGCCATCATGGCTCACGACGACGTGGTCGAGGCGACCGTCATCGGCGTCCCACACGAGAAGTGGCAGGAGCGGCCGGTGGCGTTCGTGGTCCCGCGCGAGGGCGTCGGTGAGGGACCGCTCCGGAGCGACATCGCCGACCTGCTCGAAGGGGACTACCCGACGTGGTGGGTCCCCGACGACGTCGTCTACATCGACGCGGTGCCGAAGACCGCGACCGGGAAGTTCGACAAGAAGGTGCTCCGCGAGGAGTACGCCGATCACGACGTCGACGACGTGCCCGAGGGGGCCGCACCCGACGACGACTGA
- a CDS encoding acyl-CoA dehydrogenase family protein: MDLLDDSVVPERAREIKRRAREFAAERIEPVAADYHASGAYPWDVLEAGMDAGLVAGDIGERWGGSGFDLAQQLAIAEELYRADAGIALTLQLASFGCSIVESYGDEAQKQTWLEPVAANDQLSGLAVSEPETGSDMAGMTTSAERTDDGWVLNGEKYWVGNAVEADWLTVYAKTDDTDKAHANYSLFIVDTDREGYHAEHIPEKIGMRASKQGHIVLDDCTVPAEHLVGARGEGFGMLADFFNKGRVIVGGHGLGLAAAAIEEAWAFVHDRQAFDRSVSEFQAVQHTLADMRTEFEAARALTWRAAEKVHDADQPGLWAAMTKLKATEVAMDCAERGMQLHGGRSILAENRISRVYRDVRIPVIYEGANEIQRDLVYRQSR, from the coding sequence ATGGACCTCCTCGACGACTCCGTCGTGCCCGAACGTGCCCGCGAGATCAAGCGTCGTGCCCGCGAGTTCGCCGCCGAACGGATCGAGCCCGTGGCCGCCGACTACCACGCCTCGGGCGCGTACCCGTGGGACGTGCTCGAAGCCGGGATGGACGCCGGGCTCGTCGCGGGCGACATCGGCGAACGGTGGGGTGGGTCGGGGTTCGACCTCGCACAGCAGTTGGCCATCGCCGAGGAACTGTACCGGGCGGACGCGGGAATCGCACTCACCCTCCAACTCGCGAGCTTCGGCTGTAGTATCGTGGAGTCGTACGGCGACGAGGCCCAGAAGCAGACGTGGCTCGAACCGGTCGCCGCCAACGACCAGCTCTCGGGGCTCGCGGTCTCGGAGCCGGAGACGGGAAGCGACATGGCCGGGATGACCACCTCGGCCGAGCGAACCGACGACGGCTGGGTGCTGAACGGCGAGAAGTACTGGGTCGGCAACGCGGTCGAGGCCGACTGGCTCACGGTCTACGCGAAGACGGACGACACCGACAAGGCCCACGCGAACTACTCGCTGTTCATCGTCGACACCGACCGCGAGGGGTACCACGCCGAGCACATCCCGGAGAAGATCGGGATGCGGGCCTCCAAACAGGGCCACATCGTCCTCGACGACTGTACCGTCCCGGCCGAGCACCTCGTCGGCGCGCGGGGCGAGGGCTTCGGGATGCTCGCGGACTTCTTCAACAAGGGTCGGGTGATCGTCGGCGGTCACGGTCTCGGACTGGCCGCGGCGGCCATCGAGGAGGCGTGGGCGTTCGTCCACGATCGGCAGGCGTTCGACCGCTCGGTGAGCGAGTTCCAGGCCGTCCAGCACACGCTCGCCGACATGCGGACGGAGTTCGAGGCCGCCCGGGCGCTCACCTGGCGCGCCGCCGAGAAGGTCCACGACGCCGACCAGCCCGGGCTGTGGGCCGCGATGACGAAGCTGAAGGCGACCGAGGTCGCGATGGACTGTGCCGAACGCGGTATGCAACTGCACGGCGGACGCTCGATCCTCGCGGAGAACCGGATCTCACGGGTGTACCGGGACGTCCGTATCCCCGTCATCTACGAGGGGGCGAACGAGATCCAGCGGGACCTGGTCTACCGACAGTCACGGTGA